In one Amia ocellicauda isolate fAmiCal2 chromosome 2, fAmiCal2.hap1, whole genome shotgun sequence genomic region, the following are encoded:
- the aoc1 gene encoding diamine oxidase [copper-containing] — protein MWHWYLLTLAVLGASASVSPEQLAHSGASMFADLKPQEMRAVRDLLMSSPVLRLSPATSTSLRKNSILLMELHVPRKHEALRALDRGQARPPRQARVVVQFGDQAQPNITEFLVGPLPNPTGFTHRTFKRNQLIKFESRPMCSVEYAHLGALLERITRKAHQLLLESTGFSFNNCTDRCLTFSDIAPRGLGSGERRSWIILQKFVEGYFIHPVGLEILINHQSLDPAEWQVEKVWYNEQYFDSMEELVELYNSDRLRKMKLPEHDDNELYSTYVPRGQSNTRSNIHGPKLVEPQGPRYRVDGNFVRYAGWSFAFRVRSSAGMQLFDLRFNGERVAYEISLQEAIAFYAGHTPAAMQTKYIDAGWAMGTSDYELAPGIDCPEIATFLDLYHYYDTDKPVRYKNALCIFEMTTAMPLRRHFNSNFSGGYNFYGGLENHVLVIRTTSTVYNYDYIWDFLFYQNGVVESKVSATGYIHATFFTPEGLHYGNRVYSYVLGNMHTHLIHYKVDLDIAGRRNSFETLSLKYENITNPWSPGHVVVQSRLQRTQHRTERSAAFRFGKRFPRYLHFYNPEQKNKWGHQRGYRIQYNSHAHSVLPRGWQEENGISWSRYALAVTRHKDDEMTSSSIYTQNDPWEPTVSFEDYIRNNEDIEKQDLVAWVTVGFLHIPHSEDIPNTATPGNAVGFFLRPFNFFNEDPSLASRSTVIMRQRKEGSPQVQRWTPEVVGHCVSYRPFQYDGTYNSD, from the exons ATGTGGCACTGGTACTTGCTCACGCTGGCTGTCCTGGGAGCATCAGCCTCGGTCAGCCCAGAGCAGCTGGCTCACAGCGGGGCCTCCATGTTTGCTGACCTGAAGCCCCAAGAGATGCGAGCGGTGCGTGACCTGCTGATGTCCTCCCCCGTGCTGCGCCTCTCCCCCGCCACGAGCACCAGCCTGCGGAAGAACAGCATCCTGCTCATGGAGCTGCACGTGCCCAGGAAGCACGAGGCCCTGAGGGCGCTGGACCGTGGCCAGGCCAGGCCCCCTCGTCAGGCCAGGGTTGTGGTGCAGTTCGGGGACCAGGCTCAGCCCAACATCACAGAGTTCCTGGTGGGACCCCTACCCAATCCCACCGGCTTTACTCACCGGACCTTCAAGAGAAACCAGCTCATCAAGTTTGAATCGCGGCCCATGTGCTCGGTGGAGTACGCACACCTCGGCGCCCTGCTGGAGCGGATCACCAGGAAGGCACACCAGCTGCTGCTGGAGAGCACCGGCTTCTCCTTCAACAACTGCACCGACCGCTGCCTGACCTTCTCGGACATTGCGCCCCGCGGGCTGGGCTCCGGTGAGAGGAGGTCCTGGATAATTCTGCAGAAATTCGTGGAGGGCTACTTCATCCACCCGGTTGGCTTGGAGATCCTCATCAACCACCAGTCCCTGGACCCAGCAGAGTGGCAGGTGGAGAAGGTGTGGTACAACGAGCAGTACTTCGACAGCATGGAGGAGCTGGTGGAGCTATACAACTCAGACCGGCTGCGCAAGATGAAGCTTCCTGAGCATGACGACAATGAGCTGTACTCCACCTACGTGCCTCGTGGGCAGAGCAACACACGCTCTAACATCCATGGGCCCAAGCTGGTGGAGCCACAGGGCCCCCGCTACCGCGTGGACGGCAACTTCGTGAGGTACGCTGGCTGGTCCTTTGCCTTCCGCGTGCGCTCATCCGCTGGGATGCAGCTGTTCGATCTGCGTTTCAATGGCGAGAGGGTAGCCTACGAGATCAGCCTGCAGGAGGCCATCGCCTTCTATGCCGGGCACACACCAGCAGCCATGCAGACCAAGTACATTGATGCCGGCTGGGCCATGGGCACCTCGGACTATGAGCTGGCACCCGGTATCGACTGTCCTGAGATCGCCACCTTCCTGGACCTGTACCACTACTACGACACGGACAAACCtgtgcgctacaagaacgctcTCTGCATCTTCGAGATGACCACGGCCATGCCCCTGAGGAGACACTTCAACAGCAACTTCTCAGGCGGCTACAACTTCTACGGCGGCCTGGAGAACCATGTGCTGGTGATCAGAACCACCTCCACCGTCTACAACTATGACTACATCTGGGACTTCCTCTTCTACCAGAATGGAGTGGTGGAGTCCAAGGTGAGCGCAACTGGCTACATCCATGCCACCTTCTTCACTCCCGAGGGGCTCCACTACGGCAACCGAGTGTACAGCTACGTGCTGGGCAACATGCACACCCACCTCATCCACTACAAGGTCGACCTGGACATAGCAG GCCGCAGGAACAGCTTCGAGACCCTGAGCCTGAAGTACGAGAACATCACCAACCCCTGGAGCCCTGGGCACGTGGTGGTCCAGTCGCGGCTGCAGCGCACTCAGCACCGCACCGAGAGGAGCGCCGCCTTCCGCTTCGGCAAGAGATTCCCGCGATACCTGCACTTCTACAACCCCGAGCAGAAGAACAAATGGGGCCACCAGCGCGGCTACCGCATCCAGTACAACTCCCACGCCCACAGCGTCCTGCCACGCGGCTGGCAGGAGGAGAACGGCATCAGCTGGTCCAG GTATGCATTAGCAGTGACGAGACACAAGGACGATGAGATGACCAGCAGCAGCATCTACACCCAGAACGACCCCTGGGAGCCCACAGTCTCCTTTGAGGACTACATCCGTAACAACGAGGACATCGAGAAGCAA GACCTGGTGGCCTGGGTGACGGTGGGTTTCCTGCACATCCCACACTCGGAGGACATCCCCAACACGGCGACGCCTGGCAATGCGGTGGGCTTCTTCCTTCGGCCCTTCAATTTCTTCAACGAGGACCCATCCCTGGCGTCCCGCAGCACTGTCATCATGCGCCAGCGCAAGGAGGGCAGTCCCCAGGTGCAGCGCTGGACCCCCGAGGTGGTGGGCCACTGCGTCTCCTACAGGCCCTTCCAGTACGACGGCACTTATAATTCAGACTGA